In one window of Tumebacillus algifaecis DNA:
- a CDS encoding RNA polymerase sigma factor, whose product MQGESDLELIRRVTSGDSDSYRLLVERYQALVYTIAARMVRDRIEAEDLTQEIFLKAYRTLDSFREEASFKTWICKIATNRCIDWRRKHVPRQEQTAQVEEAERIPDDLETSPERMVLRQEQQEEVRGLLEEMPEKYRSILLMYHFQGMSYKDIAEMQEISPRTVETRLYRAKNMLRDRLKGGETDGARIRRYDLEVSKR is encoded by the coding sequence ATGCAGGGAGAAAGCGATCTAGAATTGATACGGCGTGTCACATCGGGTGACAGCGACAGTTATCGACTGCTCGTGGAGCGCTACCAGGCGCTCGTCTATACCATCGCTGCCCGCATGGTGCGCGACCGGATCGAGGCCGAAGACCTCACCCAGGAAATCTTCCTGAAGGCATACCGCACGTTAGATAGCTTCCGCGAAGAGGCGAGTTTTAAGACGTGGATTTGTAAGATTGCTACCAACCGCTGTATTGATTGGCGGCGCAAACATGTGCCGCGTCAGGAGCAGACGGCGCAGGTTGAAGAGGCGGAGCGCATTCCGGACGATCTGGAAACCTCACCAGAACGAATGGTGCTTCGTCAGGAACAGCAGGAAGAAGTGCGTGGCCTGCTCGAGGAGATGCCGGAGAAATATCGATCGATCCTGCTGATGTACCATTTTCAAGGGATGAGTTACAAGGACATCGCAGAGATGCAGGAAATTTCACCGCGCACCGTTGAAACTCGGCTGTACCGGGCGAAAAACATGCTTCGCGACCGACTGAAAGGAGGGGAAACAGATGGAGCACGTATCAGGAGATATGATTTGGAAGTTTCTAAACGGTGA
- a CDS encoding DUF4097 family beta strand repeat-containing protein, whose amino-acid sequence MRRVGTLTSACTMLALGLLLFYDIGFQQNAFVIGLNFWPLLIIGLGLELLWNWLSNRRKRIQERIRLDGRSLALLFLVGVFSVNFYLSTTRAAQGEEQVPQKPLLTVTSKNLDLPTQIVHLPELVKELVIDNPLGTIEVVGTTGRQMEIDAVAHVSIINERSTLVSAVDLMPYTMIDKVSTVLVKKPDHVAESARIDLKLQVPEGLELRLRTEQGDILLSAYKGNAKIGSKGGEVTVDTLNGNLETDVQNGALNVREIYGKANLHTGQGNVKIRKVGSDLLLRSDAGDADIGQVAGKLDLYVKLGKVNVDSIGDEIKAIGESAVFNIRNPFSKLEATINGIGDVTVHGDVLAAWTIAVNNGKTTLEMPESASVKFLGETNKGVIKGPTKTSKNAGTKQGSLLTDQLGDGTWPVTVRSYHGSIFVDKY is encoded by the coding sequence ATGCGTAGAGTTGGAACCTTAACCAGTGCGTGCACGATGCTCGCACTGGGTCTTCTTCTTTTCTATGACATCGGCTTTCAGCAGAACGCTTTTGTGATCGGGCTCAATTTCTGGCCGCTCTTGATCATCGGGCTTGGTTTGGAACTGCTGTGGAACTGGCTGTCAAACCGCCGCAAACGTATCCAGGAACGAATTCGCTTGGACGGACGGAGTCTGGCCCTCCTGTTCCTCGTCGGGGTCTTCTCGGTCAATTTCTACTTATCTACGACCCGCGCAGCACAAGGGGAAGAGCAGGTACCACAGAAGCCGCTGCTCACCGTGACCAGCAAAAACTTGGATCTGCCGACACAGATTGTCCATCTGCCCGAGCTTGTGAAGGAGTTGGTGATCGACAATCCGCTTGGCACCATCGAAGTTGTCGGCACGACCGGGCGGCAGATGGAGATTGACGCTGTGGCGCACGTCTCGATCATCAACGAGCGCTCAACGCTCGTCTCGGCGGTCGATCTGATGCCTTACACGATGATCGACAAAGTCAGCACCGTGCTGGTCAAAAAGCCGGACCATGTCGCAGAGAGCGCGAGGATCGATCTAAAGCTGCAAGTGCCAGAAGGTCTCGAACTGCGACTGCGTACGGAGCAAGGCGACATTTTGCTCAGCGCTTACAAAGGGAATGCCAAGATTGGCAGCAAAGGCGGAGAGGTGACCGTCGATACGCTGAACGGCAATCTGGAAACAGACGTGCAAAATGGCGCGTTGAACGTGCGTGAGATCTATGGAAAGGCCAACCTGCACACCGGGCAAGGCAATGTCAAGATTCGTAAAGTCGGCAGCGATCTGTTGTTGCGATCGGACGCTGGCGACGCAGACATTGGACAAGTGGCCGGCAAGTTGGACCTTTACGTCAAACTTGGCAAAGTGAATGTTGACTCGATCGGCGATGAGATCAAGGCGATAGGCGAGTCGGCGGTGTTCAACATCCGCAATCCGTTTTCGAAACTGGAAGCGACGATCAATGGGATCGGGGATGTGACGGTGCACGGCGATGTGTTGGCCGCCTGGACGATCGCTGTGAACAATGGCAAGACGACGCTGGAAATGCCGGAGTCGGCCTCGGTCAAATTTTTGGGTGAGACGAACAAAGGCGTGATCAAAGGTCCAACAAAAACGAGCAAAAACGCAGGCACCAAACAAGGCTCTCTGCTCACCGACCAACTGGGTGACGGAACATGGCCAGTCACGGTGCGCTCCTATCATGGCAGTATTTTTGTCGATAAGTATTAA
- a CDS encoding B-box zinc finger protein: protein MNCFHHPDRDVARECRICHEMICSDCVVPVGDHAVCKTCVSRTMTLDDTGLLPDKKQAHPPADNKAQHAVSIVKHKSETLTQGHRSFFLTTLFSCLPGLGHYYLGLQVRGVHMMIVFFFLIFLNTIVPNSLQFATGFAVPILWFYAQVDAHKFREAINRGETVEDRPIFPRWREMLTVSMIGWAFAIIGGVALAYGVIDLAGVNNWQLREALKEMVTAALLIGAGYWIIKGKPLPFPPQSRTEEREDGNHA from the coding sequence ATGAACTGCTTTCATCATCCGGATCGCGATGTGGCGCGTGAATGCCGCATCTGCCACGAAATGATCTGTTCGGACTGCGTGGTCCCCGTAGGCGATCATGCGGTATGCAAAACATGCGTGTCGCGCACGATGACGCTTGACGACACAGGCTTGTTGCCAGACAAAAAACAAGCACATCCACCTGCGGACAATAAAGCGCAGCATGCCGTCTCGATTGTTAAACACAAATCGGAAACTTTGACGCAAGGGCACCGGAGCTTTTTCTTGACCACCTTGTTCTCCTGTCTGCCGGGCTTGGGCCATTACTATCTGGGTCTACAGGTGCGCGGTGTGCACATGATGATCGTTTTCTTCTTCCTGATCTTCCTGAACACGATCGTGCCGAACTCCTTGCAGTTTGCAACCGGGTTTGCTGTGCCGATCCTCTGGTTCTATGCACAGGTGGATGCACACAAATTCCGTGAAGCGATCAACCGCGGCGAAACGGTGGAAGATCGCCCGATCTTCCCGCGCTGGAGAGAGATGCTCACCGTTTCGATGATCGGTTGGGCTTTTGCGATCATCGGCGGTGTCGCGCTGGCATATGGTGTGATCGACCTCGCTGGCGTGAACAACTGGCAGCTGCGTGAAGCGCTCAAAGAGATGGTCACGGCCGCTCTGTTAATCGGTGCAGGCTATTGGATTATCAAAGGCAAACCGCTTCCTTTCCCGCCGCAATCGCGTACGGAAGAGCGTGAAGACGGTAATCATGCGTAG
- a CDS encoding DUF4190 domain-containing protein: MNEPRPFIQTNRMSVASLVLGACSLVTVIIPFLNIIILLMGPLGMVLGFLATRQIKRNPDEMKGGWQALTGILLNLVSTLLVVAMYGFVLMMI; encoded by the coding sequence ATGAATGAACCAAGACCTTTTATTCAGACCAATCGCATGTCGGTCGCATCGCTTGTGCTCGGCGCTTGTTCGCTGGTGACGGTGATCATTCCATTTCTGAACATCATTATCTTGCTGATGGGGCCGCTTGGCATGGTGCTCGGCTTTTTAGCAACTCGACAGATCAAACGGAACCCGGATGAGATGAAAGGCGGCTGGCAGGCGCTGACTGGCATTCTGCTGAACTTAGTGTCCACGTTGCTCGTGGTGGCCATGTACGGTTTTGTGCTGATGATGATCTAA
- a CDS encoding Bax inhibitor-1/YccA family protein: MQPSYSGSRTVGVNRVLPMFFLSLLFALIGTIVGTQVPTAFFLPLMIIEIGMLIAAMFLRKRRVGYTFLYLFTFISGVTFYPVLAHYTAGIGGDMVMAAFGVSTLAYGATALYAWKSKADFSFLGGFLMVGIIALIALSLWNMFMPLGGTMYLLFTLLGIFIFIGFTLYDISNIARNGVPEDMVPMAVLGLYLNFINLFLFVLRLFGINLGSDD, from the coding sequence ATGCAACCATCTTATTCTGGAAGCCGCACGGTAGGTGTGAATCGTGTTCTGCCGATGTTCTTCCTGAGCCTTTTGTTCGCATTAATCGGAACGATCGTAGGCACTCAAGTGCCGACCGCGTTCTTCCTGCCGCTGATGATCATCGAAATCGGGATGTTGATCGCAGCAATGTTCTTGAGAAAACGCCGTGTAGGTTACACGTTCCTTTATTTGTTCACTTTCATCAGCGGGGTTACGTTCTACCCGGTGCTTGCTCACTATACAGCAGGGATCGGCGGGGACATGGTGATGGCAGCATTTGGTGTTTCTACGCTCGCATATGGTGCGACCGCGCTGTACGCATGGAAATCGAAAGCGGACTTCTCGTTCCTCGGCGGCTTCCTGATGGTCGGTATTATCGCGCTGATCGCTCTGTCCTTGTGGAACATGTTCATGCCGCTTGGCGGCACGATGTACCTGTTGTTCACGCTGCTGGGCATCTTCATCTTCATCGGATTCACGTTGTATGACATCTCGAACATCGCTCGCAACGGCGTACCGGAAGACATGGTGCCGATGGCGGTGCTCGGCCTGTATCTCAACTTCATCAACCTGTTCCTGTTCGTGCTGCGTCTGTTCGGCATCAACTTGGGGTCTGATGACTAA
- a CDS encoding peroxiredoxin yields MLEIGATAPDFQAESTEGPVHLYEDYKGKKNVILIFYPINNTPGCKKQLCEARDATPAYDNLDAVVLGVNPGKFEGHKKFSTKHNFGFPLIYDDRWQIIADYQVPTFSGLMVARSVMILDKEMKVRYFNKGMPTTQELTAELEKINQESNTL; encoded by the coding sequence ATGCTGGAAATTGGTGCGACCGCTCCCGACTTTCAAGCTGAAAGCACGGAAGGACCCGTCCATTTGTATGAAGATTACAAGGGTAAGAAAAATGTCATCCTCATTTTCTACCCGATCAACAATACGCCCGGCTGTAAAAAACAACTGTGCGAAGCGCGCGATGCCACCCCCGCATACGACAACCTCGACGCGGTAGTCTTAGGTGTCAACCCTGGCAAGTTCGAAGGGCACAAAAAGTTCAGCACCAAGCATAACTTCGGCTTCCCGCTGATCTATGACGACCGCTGGCAGATCATCGCCGATTATCAAGTGCCAACGTTTTCCGGTCTGATGGTCGCCCGCTCGGTGATGATTCTCGACAAAGAGATGAAGGTACGCTACTTTAACAAAGGCATGCCGACCACGCAAGAATTGACTGCAGAGCTTGAGAAAATCAACCAAGAATCCAATACATTGTAG
- a CDS encoding dUTP diphosphatase codes for MLDLHNLLHLQRQLDARIKAEHGLAGQDLVPKKLLALQVELSELANETRCFKFWSKKPASELRVILEEYVDALHFVLSLALELGHTDLLLGEEYPKGDLTALFLELIAKSSQLAVTRSEADLTALLTTLLGLGAELGLSESAIEAAYFAKNEVNHQRQADGY; via the coding sequence TTGCTTGACTTACATAATCTGTTGCACCTGCAGCGTCAACTCGATGCCCGGATCAAAGCAGAACACGGTCTTGCCGGACAGGACCTCGTACCGAAAAAACTGCTCGCGCTGCAAGTCGAACTCAGCGAGCTCGCCAATGAGACGAGATGTTTTAAATTTTGGAGCAAGAAGCCTGCCTCCGAGCTTCGCGTCATCTTGGAAGAATATGTGGATGCGCTGCACTTCGTATTAAGCTTGGCTCTAGAACTTGGCCATACAGACCTGTTGCTTGGCGAGGAATATCCAAAAGGCGACCTCACCGCTTTGTTCCTTGAACTGATAGCCAAGAGCAGCCAATTGGCTGTGACGCGCTCAGAAGCGGATCTAACGGCGCTCCTGACGACCCTGCTCGGTCTGGGAGCTGAACTCGGTCTGTCCGAATCGGCGATCGAAGCGGCCTACTTTGCGAAAAATGAAGTCAATCATCAGCGTCAGGCAGACGGATATTAA
- a CDS encoding anti-sigma factor family protein codes for MEHVSGDMIWKFLNGDELTDDELDRVSLHVAECDLCAERLANLAELGDAMPELMLLETPPAGLADRIMSEIEQDRQQAACGPYTTADGAHCGSSETEWSNQTLETNNVVPLAPRKARSPRLELFTRVATAAVVTGFMVLGSAGQSYADRVPVFGKTIAAVSNTGSFVSNGTARVYSELYDLFSVANFDRSK; via the coding sequence ATGGAGCACGTATCAGGAGATATGATTTGGAAGTTTCTAAACGGTGATGAACTGACCGATGACGAGTTGGATCGGGTGTCGCTACATGTGGCCGAATGCGACCTGTGCGCAGAGCGTCTCGCGAATCTGGCAGAACTGGGTGACGCTATGCCCGAACTGATGCTGCTGGAAACGCCGCCTGCCGGGCTTGCCGATCGGATCATGAGCGAGATTGAACAGGATCGACAGCAGGCAGCTTGCGGACCCTACACGACCGCAGACGGCGCGCATTGCGGGTCGTCCGAAACGGAGTGGTCGAACCAGACTCTGGAAACGAACAATGTTGTGCCGCTTGCACCGCGCAAGGCACGCTCTCCGCGTCTCGAACTGTTTACCCGCGTCGCTACGGCAGCTGTGGTCACCGGCTTTATGGTGCTCGGCTCGGCCGGACAATCCTATGCCGATCGAGTTCCTGTATTCGGCAAGACGATCGCAGCTGTTTCGAACACCGGCAGTTTTGTCTCGAACGGCACAGCCCGCGTCTATTCTGAACTGTACGACCTGTTCAGCGTAGCAAACTTTGATCGATCGAAATAG
- the rpsD gene encoding 30S ribosomal protein S4 translates to MARNTGSKHKLCRQVGQALCGSAKCPVHKRPYPPGQHGPTKRKKISEYGLQLQEKQKLRYIFGVLEKQFRAYYEEAARQKGITGENLLRQLNSRLDYLVYQAGFARTLDGARQLVNHGHVTVNGNKVDIASFAVRPGNVISLREKSHDIVVVKDALAGVTSRPAYMDWNENTLEATYVRYPSREEMPQQVQESMIVEFYSR, encoded by the coding sequence ATGGCACGCAATACTGGATCGAAACACAAACTCTGCCGCCAAGTCGGCCAAGCTCTTTGCGGTTCTGCAAAATGCCCGGTGCACAAGCGCCCGTACCCGCCGGGTCAACACGGCCCGACCAAGCGCAAAAAGATCAGTGAATACGGCTTGCAATTGCAAGAGAAGCAAAAACTGCGTTACATCTTCGGCGTACTCGAAAAGCAATTCCGCGCGTACTACGAAGAAGCTGCACGTCAAAAGGGCATCACCGGCGAAAACTTGCTGCGTCAGCTCAACTCGCGTCTTGACTACCTCGTGTACCAAGCAGGCTTTGCGCGCACGCTCGACGGCGCTCGTCAGCTGGTCAACCACGGCCACGTGACTGTAAACGGCAACAAAGTGGACATCGCATCCTTTGCAGTTCGCCCGGGCAACGTGATCAGCCTGCGTGAAAAGTCCCACGACATCGTCGTGGTGAAAGACGCACTGGCTGGCGTTACTTCCCGTCCGGCTTACATGGACTGGAACGAGAACACACTGGAAGCGACCTATGTTCGCTACCCGTCCCGTGAAGAAATGCCGCAACAAGTTCAAGAATCGATGATCGTCGAATTCTACTCCCGTTAA
- a CDS encoding aminopeptidase, which yields MKDVRYELLAKNLVEYSVALKPGEKVLLEVTDGEVPLTREIIKAAYAVGALPFLWNREPQLNRELMRGASAEQVKLWGEHDKALMEQMDAYISIRASKNVNEMAGLPAEKMKQYAEFYSKPVHFETRVHKTKWCILRYPNESMAQSANMATEDFEDFYFDVCTLDYHKMSEAMNPLKELIERTDRVQIKGPGTDLSFSIKNIGAVKCDGQLNIPDGEVYTAPVRDSVNGTVSFNAPTLYNGTTFDNIRLTFKDGKIVEATANDTEAINRILDTDEGARYIGEFSLGFNPYILKPMKDILFDEKIAGSFHLTPGNCYDDAYNGNRSNIHWDLVCIQTPEYGGGEIWFDDVLIRKDGLFVIPELEGLNPDRLK from the coding sequence ATGAAAGACGTTCGTTACGAGTTGTTGGCGAAAAATCTGGTGGAATACTCCGTAGCCCTGAAGCCGGGTGAAAAGGTGCTGCTTGAAGTGACAGACGGCGAAGTCCCGCTGACTCGCGAAATCATCAAGGCTGCTTATGCGGTCGGGGCGTTGCCCTTTTTGTGGAATCGAGAGCCGCAGTTGAACCGTGAGTTGATGCGCGGGGCAAGCGCTGAGCAGGTCAAACTATGGGGCGAGCACGATAAAGCACTCATGGAACAGATGGACGCATACATTTCGATCCGGGCATCGAAAAACGTCAACGAAATGGCAGGTTTGCCAGCGGAGAAGATGAAGCAATATGCTGAATTCTACTCCAAGCCGGTACATTTTGAAACGCGCGTGCACAAGACCAAGTGGTGCATCCTGCGCTATCCGAATGAGTCGATGGCACAGTCGGCCAACATGGCGACTGAGGACTTTGAAGATTTCTACTTCGATGTCTGCACGCTCGACTATCACAAGATGTCCGAAGCGATGAACCCGCTCAAAGAGCTGATCGAGCGCACCGACCGCGTTCAGATCAAAGGGCCGGGCACCGATCTGTCCTTCTCGATCAAAAACATCGGGGCTGTCAAATGCGATGGTCAACTGAACATCCCGGACGGTGAAGTCTATACGGCGCCGGTGCGCGATTCGGTAAACGGCACAGTATCGTTCAATGCGCCGACCTTGTACAACGGGACGACGTTTGACAACATTCGCTTGACCTTCAAGGACGGCAAAATTGTCGAAGCGACCGCCAATGATACCGAAGCGATCAACCGCATTTTGGATACGGACGAAGGAGCTCGTTACATCGGTGAATTCTCGCTCGGTTTCAACCCGTACATCCTGAAACCGATGAAGGACATCCTGTTCGATGAGAAGATCGCAGGCTCGTTCCACTTAACGCCGGGCAACTGTTATGACGATGCTTACAACGGCAACCGCTCCAACATCCACTGGGATCTGGTCTGCATCCAGACGCCCGAGTACGGTGGGGGCGAGATCTGGTTTGACGATGTGCTGATCCGCAAAGACGGCCTGTTCGTCATTCCGGAACTGGAAGGTTTGAACCCGGATCGATTGAAGTAG
- the mutY gene encoding A/G-specific adenine glycosylase, with the protein MRETMRRTQVDVNIQTARAVGGKIYDWYEMVKRDLPWRRTRDPYKIWVSEVMLQQTRVETVIPYWNRFMELFPTIEALADAPEPDILKAWEGLGYYSRVRNLQKGAQVVREKFAGRVPDTLDEISTLPGVGPYTAGAILSIAYDVDVPAVDGNVFRVLSRIFLIEEDIMKPKTRRTFEGLAEFLIPTGRAASFNQGLMELGATICIPKNPRCQSCPVQEHCRALDEGMQEAFPVKEKKKPPRPVDMTAALLRDGDRVLIRRRPDKGLLAGMWEFPGGERVEGLSLEESLITHLTEAFGVTVAPQRLFAQVQHTFSHLQWDMRVFECAIVQGQVREHDDLKWVAVGELDAYTFPVAHGKVVKELGGLV; encoded by the coding sequence ATGCGAGAGACGATGAGACGGACGCAGGTCGATGTGAATATCCAAACGGCCAGAGCTGTCGGTGGGAAGATATATGACTGGTATGAAATGGTGAAACGCGACCTGCCCTGGCGGCGGACGCGCGATCCGTATAAGATCTGGGTGTCAGAAGTGATGCTGCAGCAAACGCGGGTGGAGACGGTGATTCCATATTGGAATCGTTTTATGGAACTGTTCCCGACGATTGAGGCGCTGGCGGATGCTCCTGAGCCTGATATCTTGAAGGCGTGGGAAGGGCTCGGCTACTATTCGCGCGTGCGCAACCTGCAAAAAGGGGCGCAGGTCGTTCGTGAAAAGTTTGCCGGACGAGTGCCCGACACGCTCGATGAAATCTCGACACTACCCGGTGTGGGGCCGTACACAGCAGGTGCGATCTTGTCGATCGCCTATGATGTGGACGTGCCAGCGGTGGATGGCAACGTGTTTCGGGTGCTGTCGCGGATTTTCCTGATCGAAGAGGACATCATGAAGCCAAAAACAAGGCGGACGTTCGAAGGGCTGGCCGAATTTTTGATCCCGACTGGACGGGCTGCTTCGTTCAACCAAGGCCTGATGGAGCTTGGGGCGACGATCTGCATTCCGAAAAATCCGCGCTGTCAATCGTGCCCGGTACAGGAACATTGCCGTGCGCTCGACGAGGGGATGCAAGAAGCGTTTCCGGTCAAGGAGAAGAAAAAGCCGCCCAGACCTGTCGATATGACGGCCGCACTGCTTCGCGATGGCGACCGCGTGCTGATTCGCAGACGTCCCGATAAAGGGCTCTTGGCGGGCATGTGGGAGTTTCCAGGCGGTGAGAGGGTGGAAGGTCTGTCCCTGGAGGAGAGCTTGATTACACACCTTACAGAGGCGTTCGGTGTGACGGTGGCACCGCAGCGGCTTTTTGCACAGGTTCAACATACTTTTAGCCACCTGCAATGGGACATGCGCGTGTTTGAATGCGCGATCGTTCAAGGACAGGTGCGCGAACATGACGATTTGAAATGGGTTGCCGTTGGAGAATTGGATGCCTATACGTTCCCGGTGGCGCATGGGAAAGTGGTCAAGGAATTGGGTGGACTGGTTTAG
- a CDS encoding MarR family winged helix-turn-helix transcriptional regulator gives MNNLNNDSELRAAILHMVIRINNLLIKHGNSEKLAGAYGLSQQQWTLLGVLDRNEQGMTMTELGKNLLVTKANMTGMIDRLERDGFVSRHPDQFDRRVTKVMLTEKGAQFMRHIEEPRNTFTTEMFGDFESGECKQFYNYLERFFKKLDS, from the coding sequence ATGAATAATCTGAATAATGACTCGGAGTTGCGTGCTGCTATTCTTCATATGGTGATTAGGATCAACAACTTGTTGATCAAACATGGCAATAGTGAAAAGTTGGCGGGGGCGTACGGACTTTCCCAGCAACAATGGACGTTGCTCGGCGTGCTGGACCGTAACGAACAGGGAATGACGATGACCGAATTGGGGAAGAATCTGCTTGTCACCAAGGCGAACATGACAGGGATGATCGACAGGTTGGAGCGCGACGGATTTGTCAGCCGACACCCGGATCAATTTGACCGCCGCGTGACCAAAGTGATGCTGACCGAAAAAGGCGCGCAGTTCATGCGTCACATCGAAGAACCGCGCAATACGTTTACTACGGAGATGTTTGGTGATTTTGAATCGGGAGAATGCAAACAGTTTTACAACTATTTGGAACGTTTTTTCAAAAAACTTGACAGCTAA
- a CDS encoding beta-class carbonic anhydrase has product MSKTILEQVLEANQNFVSEWAEVQGQHKAPVSKIPSKELAIFTCMDTRLVDFLEGAMGIQRGEAKVIKNAGNTVASPFGVVIRSLVMAIYALGVKEIIVIGHLDCGMATATAEGLKEKMIARGIAPEAIKLVEGALTQWVDTFHHPIENVAGVVSAIRENPLIPKDVPVHGLIFDPDNGRIDLIVNGYDSIGK; this is encoded by the coding sequence TTGAGCAAGACGATTTTGGAACAAGTGTTGGAAGCCAATCAGAATTTTGTAAGCGAGTGGGCAGAGGTGCAGGGACAGCATAAAGCTCCCGTCTCGAAAATTCCGAGCAAGGAGCTAGCGATCTTCACCTGCATGGACACGCGTCTCGTCGATTTTCTGGAAGGCGCGATGGGCATTCAGCGCGGTGAGGCGAAAGTGATCAAAAACGCGGGCAACACGGTCGCCTCTCCGTTTGGTGTGGTCATCCGCTCGCTGGTGATGGCGATCTACGCCCTCGGTGTCAAAGAGATCATCGTCATCGGCCATCTTGACTGTGGCATGGCGACGGCGACGGCAGAAGGTCTGAAAGAAAAGATGATCGCCCGCGGCATCGCTCCCGAAGCGATCAAACTGGTCGAAGGTGCGTTGACGCAATGGGTGGACACGTTTCATCATCCGATTGAAAACGTTGCAGGCGTGGTCAGCGCCATCCGCGAGAATCCGTTGATTCCGAAAGACGTGCCGGTGCACGGACTGATTTTCGACCCGGACAACGGTCGGATCGATCTGATCGTCAACGGGTATGATTCGATCGGGAAGTAA